The nucleotide sequence TGCTGTGGAAAATCCGTATCGGTGCTCTGGATGTCGCAGGCAAGCACAAGTCCTCGCGGCCCTACCTTTTCCGCCGCGCCCAACGACCACGAGCCGGGAGCAGCGCCAAGATCAAGAACCCGCTGGCCGGGGCGCAGCAGGTGAAACTTGGAGTCAAGCTCTTTAAGCTTGTAGACCGAGCGCGCGGGGTAGTTTTCGCGCTTGGCCTTGAGGAAATAATGGTCTCTGTATTCTTTCATGGTAAATTCCAACAGGTAACCGTATCCTTTTTTCTTGCGTTCGCCAAGTGCGCAATGTGGCCAATATTGGCGGGACATAAATATTGCTGGAGCGGTTGACCTGGGGGATTTATCAGGATAGTTTATTAATAAGTTTTAAGTTCTTTGATGTTGCACTGTCACTTTTAAGGAGTCGTTATGAAACGGATTCTGTTGGCAGCTTGTCTTGCGGGGTGCGCGCTTGGCCTTGGCGCGCAGACAGTATTGGCAGAGAGTATTAAGGTCCCGGTAAATAAAATCAGTGCCGAAGGGGTGGGCGAGGCCATAGGCGCTGTTGTTTTTGACGACGACGGCAAGGGCGGCATGGATATTACGGTAGACATCGTCGGTATCGCGCCTGGCGAGCACGGCATGCATGTGCACGAAAACCCTTCGTGCGCCCCGGCGGCCAAGGACGGCAGTAATGTGGCGGGTCTTGCCGCCGGCGGTCACTACGACCCCATGCACACAGGTAAGCACGAAGGCCCCGGCAAACATGGACATAAGGGCGATTTGCCCCTTATCTCCGCCGATGCCCAGCAAAACGTCAAGGCCAGGCTGCATGTGGCTGACCTGACCACCGCCGACATCAAGGGCCGCTCGCTCATGATCCACGCCGGGGGCGACAATTATGCCGACCAGCCCGCTCCTCTGGGCGGCGGCGGAGCGCGCATCGCCTGCGGGGTTATCCAGTAGCGTAGAGCGTGGCATTGCCACGCTGCGGCGTATCAGCGTGGGCTACCTGAACATCTGAGCGCATACCCCGCAGCAGCATGGGCTTGCGATTCTACCCGTAGCAGGCCAATATGCGGTTGTCCCTAAAGGATGTCATGCGGCGGGCCTAACCTGCATAAACATAGACCTTTTATAAAATGGCCCCGTCAGCTTGCCGCGGCGGGGCTTTTTCGTTGTCCGCAGGCGACGGGCTTGCAAAAGTACCATAGTAGTTGGGGGATTCATGCTTGAGCAACCTACGCGTCCCAAACGGATCAGCCTGCCTGATTTTTCCGGGCGAAGCCTCAGTCTGCCCGATGCCCCCGAGGCCTGGAGCTGTCAGGGCCTGGGAAATTCCATATTACTGCTGGGCCTGGGGCCGGGGCAACCGCAGAATCTACCCTTTCTTGCGGGGGCAGTGGCAGTATACTGGCTGGAATCTCCCCGCATTGCCAGCGCATTGCAGGCTGCGCGGGAACAGGCGGGCCTTGCGCCCCGCGAGGCGCTGCCTGAGGGATGGTGCGAGGTAACGGCTGCACAGGCGGTGGAACTGGCTGCAGGCTGTCGCTGCTGCTTTTACGCGCCGGGGATGCGCCTTGATCCCCATTTTTGGGGGGCTTTGCTGGGCAGGGTGGAGGCCGCGCAAGGCGGGGGGAGTGTTGCCCCGGCTGGTCGGGTGCCCGGCGCTGACCCTGCTGCCCCGGCACGCGGCCCCGTACTGCTGCCCGGCAATAGCGGGCAACTGCTGCATCAGGAGTTGCGCAGCGCGCTTGAACAGTGTGGATTTGGCCCGGTGATGGAAGCTCTGCCGCAACCTGCAGGTTCTGCCAGCTATGCAGAGTCTGCAGGGCAGACCGGTTTTGCCGCCCGTTGGGCCGCGTTTTTGACGGAAGCCAAACCTGCGTTTTTGCTTTCGGTAAATCTGCGGGGTCTGGATGCGGAAGGGCGAATTTTTCATCTCTGCCGCGCCCTTGGCATTCCCGTGGCGCTGTGGTTTGTGGACAATCCCTGGCATGTGCTGTCGGGCTTGCGGCTGCCCTGGTGGCAAGATGCCCATATCTATGTGACAGACGCCAGCTTTGCGGATGGTCTCAAAACCCAGGGGGCGGGCCGGGTTCATTATCTGCCTCTGGCTGTGGCCCCGCATATGTGGCGCGAGCTCAATGGGCTGCCAGCACGGCTTGAGCCCCCGCTGTTTGTGGGGCGGTCGGCCTTTCCTGAAAAAGAGCGTTTTTTTGCGGCAGCCAGCGTACCGCCAGAGATGGAGGCTGAGGCAGCCAGCGTGCTTGCGCGCAGCACGGGCCCGCAGGACGCGCCGCATTTTTTCTGGTGGCTGGACAAACTTGGCGCGAGCCTGTGGCCGGGCTACGACGTGCGGCGGCCCGGTCTTGGGGCGGAGCGCTGCGCGCAGGCTAACCGGCGGCGCTGGCTGCTGGCGGCGGGAGCGGGCAAACCTCAGGGGCTGCGCGTGATCGGCGACGAAGGCTGGAAGGCCTTGCTGCCCGGTGCGGAGATACTGCCGCCGGTGGATTATTACACGGCATTGCCCACCTGCTACGCGCATGCGCAGGCCGTGCTCAACGTGACCAGTCTGCTGTTGCCGCATAGCCTGAGCCAGCGCCCTTTTGACGTTTGGGCCAGCGGCGGTCTGCTGCTCAGTGACGCGACCAGGGGACTCGATATATTTCCGGATGATCTGACCAGCCCCATACGGCTGCGGGGGCCGGAGGACTTTGTGGAAAGATGCGCCTGGTTCAAGGCGCATCCCCATGCCGCGCTGGAGCTGCGCCGGGCCTGGCGCGAGCATCTGCGGGCCAGTCACGGTTATGAGCACCGCATCATGCGGATACTGGAGACGCTGGACTGAACGGCGGGCAGGGGTTGTAAGCGGAACTGCTTGACAAACCGGGCTGTTTTGCCTATTGGTCATTTCCTGCGTTACGCTTTCCATTGTGGGGAAGTAGCTCAGCTGGGAGAGCATCGCCTTCGCAAGGCGGGGGTCGAGGGTTCAAATCCCTTCTTCTCCACCACAATATCAAGGGGTTACGGGTTATTCCGTGACCCCTTAATTTTTGTACACATCATCTTGTACACATATTGGGCTCTACACCAAAGACGGGGACAAGCCCCCCTGGCAGGCAGTGCCGATTTTTTTGCGCCGGGCGCGGTCGTATCGCATGAGGGCAGGGTAATCTTGCCATCCTGATAGTGCGGTGGCATACTTACGGGATGAACATCACCTCCGCCGCGCAGCCCCGCCTACCGCAGCCTCCCCTGGCAGAGAGCAATCGTCCTCTGGCCGATCTGCCCCCTTTGCCGTCGCTCTGCCGTACCTGCGCTCCGCGGCCGGTACCCGGCGATGCCGCCTGCTTTGCCCTGTGGGACAAATACGCCATGCTGCCCAATATCCGGCGGCATTCGCTGCTGGTGGCGCATGTGGCTACGGTTCTTGCACAGCGCGCAGCCGACATGGGCCTTGCCGTGCACGTGCCCGAGGTGCGGGCTGGTGGGCTGCTGCACGACATCGCCAAAACCTACTGCGTCAAACACGGCGGCAGCCATGCGCAGGTAGGCGCGGCCTGGGCGGTGGCCGAAACCGGCAACTACGCCATTGCCCAAGGAGTAATGATGCACGTCTGGTGGCCGTGGGCCCTGCCCCAAGGGCCGGACATCTGCTCCCTGCCGTTTTTTGTCATCTATGCGGACAAGCGCGTCAGGCACGACGTCTGCGTTACGCTTGAAGAACGTTATGAAGACCTGCTTGAGCGCTATGGCCGCACTGAGGCCGCACGCGAGGGCATCGGCGTGGCCTACAGACAGGGAAAAAATATTGAAAGCGCCCTTGAGGCGCAGCTGGGATGGACCCTACATGAAAATTCTTTTGATTGCGGGCGGGTGGTCGACTGAGCGCGAGGTTTCGCTCAACGGCGCGCGCGCCATGCAGCAGGCGCTTGCGGAGCGCGGCCACGCGGTAACGTTTTTTGACCTGCTTTCAGGCTTTGACAGCCTGCTTTCCACTGCGGAAGGGCACGATTTTGCGCTTATCAACCTGCACGGCGCGCCCGGCGAGGACGGTCTGGTGCAGGCCATGCTTGAACGCGTGGGCTGCCCCTATCAGGGGTCCGGCCCTGCGGGGTCTTTTCTTGCGCTTAACAAAAGCGCCGCCAAGCAGATTTTTCGGCACGCCGGGCTGCCCACGGCAGACTGGGAGTTTTTGCCCTGCCCGCCCGCCGAGGGCTGGCAGCCTGCGCTGGCTTACCCGCTGTTTGTCAAAAGCAATACGGGCGGCTCGTCGTTGCGCATGGGCCGCGCCACCAACAGGGCAGAACTTGACGCCGTGCTGCGGGGCATTTTTGCGGCGGGCGATGAAGTGATCATGGAGCCTGTGCTGGCCGGACGCGAGGTGACCTGCGGCATCCTGGGCGACACGGCCCTGCCGCCTATCCTGATTGAACCCGTGGCTGGCGACTTTTTTGACTACGAGAGCAAGTACGCCAAAGACGGCGCGCGTGAAATATGCCCCGCGCCCATCAGCTCCGAGTTGACCGCCCGCGTGCAGGAGCTTGCGCTGGCCGCTCACAGGGCGCTTGGCCTGCGCGGCTACAGCCGGGCAGATTTTATTCTGGGGCCGGACGACAGCCTGACCATCCTTGAGGTCAACACGCTGCCGGGCATGACAGCCACAAGCCTTGTGCCTCGCGAGGCCCGCACGGTGGGCATGGATTTTGGCCAGCTGCTCGAGCGCCTTATAGAGCTGGGCATGGCCGGGCAGGCTCGCGGCTGACAGCCTGGATTGCCGATGCCGGAGGGCAAGGGAGTTTCAATGTCTGAAGCGTTGTCCCATCCAGCCGGTTTGGGCGACCAGCCGCATAACCGTCATGCGCGTTTTGTGCCCATTGATTTGGGCACATGGCCAAGACGCCAGTACTTTGACTACTATTTTAATAAAATAAAGTGCCGCTATTCCATTACGGCGCAGGTGGACATAACCGGCTTGATGCAGGCGCGCGAGGGACGCAGGTTTTTTCCCTGCCTGCTTTATCTGCTCATGGCCGCTGTCAACGGAGAGCCGACGCCCGCAGAGAGCTGCTCCGACGCCACGGCGGCGAAGGGCGAACACAGCCGGGGCAGCGTGCAGATGCCCTTGCCATTGCCGGAAGGCGGCTGGCCGGGCAAGGACGTGAGCCGTACCTTTCGTTTGTCGATGGACGCGGAGGGCAATCTTGGCTGGTGGACGTTCTGCAACCCGGTGTATACGCTGTTTCATCAGAGCGATTGCAGCTTCTCTGATGTATGGAGCGAATGGACTGCGGATTTTTGCACATTTTATTGCCGCGTGCTTGAAGACATGGCACGTTATGGCGACGCAACCGGGGTAACGGCACGCCCGGACAAGCCCGGCAACTTTTGTTCCATATCCTCGTTGCCCTGGCTTTCATTTACTTCTTTTGCACAGGATACGTACGCCGAATCCCGTATGCTTTTTCCTCTGCTGCGCGCAGGCAAACACTATGAGCAGAGCGGCAGAACGCTGCTGCCGCTGTCTGTCTGCGTACACCATGCCGTGGCTGACGGGTATCACACCTCGTGGCTGTTCTCCCGCGTGCAACAGCTCGCCAACGCGGCCAGGCTCTGGCTGCGCTGAGCGCTGACGCTGCTGATACTCCGCATGGGCCAACCAATTTGCGGAATTTTTGTCACCAGCCGCCCCTGGCTCAGTGATAAACCACCTTTTTATCCGGTTGGGTTCATGACGCACAGCAAAACTCTGACAGGGCATTTGGCGGCCCTGATCTGTATTCTCGTATGGGGAACAACGTTTGTTTCGACCAAGGTCTTGTTGCGTGCGTTTTTGCCTGTAGAAATACTGCTATTTCGCTTTTTGCTAGGATACGCGGCCCTTTGGCTGGCCTGCCCGCGTTTTTTGCGCATTGCCGACAGGCGGCAGGAGGTTCTGTTTGCCTGCGCGGGCCTGTGCGGGGTGACGCTCTATTTTTTGCTTGAAAATGTGGCGCTTACCTACACGTTTGCCTCAAACGTGGGCGTGATTGTGGCTGTCTCGCCGTTTTTTGCCGGTCTGCTGGCTTTTTGGCTGCTGCGGGCAGAGCGCCCCGGTCTGAATTTCTTTCTGGGGTTTGCGGCGGCAATGCTGGGCATCGGCCTGATCAGCTTCAGCGGCAGCACGCAGCTGCGGCTCAATCCTGCGGGCGATGTGCTGGCTGTGCTGGCGGGGCTTTCGTGGGCGGGGTATTCCATTATTACCCGCAAGTTGATGTCCTTTGGCTACAACAGCCTGCTGGTCACGCGGCGCTGCTTTTTTTACGGTTTGCTGTTCATGCTGCCAGCGCTTCCATTCATGGGTTTTCAGTGGCGGCTGGAGCGGCTGGCGGATGTGACCAACAGCGCCAACCTGCTGTTTTTGGGGCTTGGGGCGTCGGCCCTGTGCTTTGTCACCTGGACATTCGCCATCAAGCGTCTGGGGGCGGTAAAAAGCTGTGCGTACATCTATCTTGTGCCTGTGGTGACGGTGGTTACCGCGGTTCTGGTGCTGCACGAGCGCATTACGCTTATGGCCGCCGCAGGCATTGCCCTGACCATGCTGGGGCTGGGGATATCTGAAATGCGCGGTTTTTCCGCGCTCAAAAAGGCCAATACCCTGCGGGGCTAGCCCCAACCGTGCAAGGGGCAGGGCAACAGAGCATACGGCAGGGCCGGTTCCGCAGCCGACATCCGCGTCAGCTCCAAAACCGGCCTCTCATCAGCCACTCTAGATTTTGACTGGCGTACGCTACAGCAACACGCCCAGTATCAGGGCCGCGCCGCTGATCAGATAGCATTTGCGCACCAGATGCCCGTGCGCGTCCAGCGGCAGCCAGTCGCCTTGGCCAGCGGCGCGGATGCGCCCGCAGGCCGCAAGATAAAAGGGCGCACCCAGCAGGCACAGGGCCACAGGCCAGCCAGCCAGACCCGCCGCCCACAGATTGCCCAACAGTACCCACACCGCAGGCCACCAGAGACGAAAAATCAAAAATGCGCCCGCCTTGCCAAGCGTGTTGGCCAGGGTATGCTTGCCCGCCTCAAGGTCGGTTTCGATCTCCGGCAGGCTTTGATAGTACAGCACCCCAGCCACCATCAGGCCCACCGGCAGAGCCAGCGCCAGGCTGCGCGGGTCGAACCGCCCAAGCAGCAGGGTGGCGCTGGCGCTCACCATGATAAAGCCCATGTTCAGGCAGACAAAGACTTCGCCCAGGGCGCGGTGTCCGTAACGGATGGGCGGGGCTACGTAAAATACGGCCGAGCCCACGGCAAACACGCTCAAAGCCCACAGGGCGGGCCGCAGGGCGGCTGGCAGGCCCATGATCAGCACGCCGCCCACAGCCAGCGTGGCCGGGGTGAGCAGCAGCAGAACCACGCTCAGCTGCCGGGGGCTGATAAGGCCTGACTGGATGACGCGCGAGCCGCCTATGTTGTCGCCGCCGTCCACGCCAAGGATGTGGTCAAAAAGGTCGTTGGCCAGATTGGCGATGGTCAGCCCCATAAAGCAGCCGACCAGCAGCAGGGCGTAGGTTGCCCATTGCCCGGCTGCAACGCCGCCCTGCAGGCGAAAGGTCAAGGCCAGCGCCAGCGTCACTGGGATGGCCGCCGTAATGAAAAAGGGCGGGCGGCAGGCCTGCCACCACGCCCGTACCTGTTGGCGTAAGGAAAGCTTTGGCGCATCGGCAGGGCGTGGAACCCAGGCCTCGCGCAAAAGGTCGCCGCAGCGCATGTTATACGCCTCCTTCGCTCCATTGGTAGGGGATGGACGGATCATTGGGGGGCAGCTTTTGCCCTTCGGTAGGGTCGTGGGGAATATCGGCGCAGTTGCAGATAAGCGCCGGGGCGTCGCCCATGGCCGTAAAGCCGTACCACACGTTTACGGGGATGCGCAGCAGCCCGTAGTGTTCGGGCCTGCCCAGGGCCAGCTCGCACAGCACCCCGCGAGTGGCGGAGTCGGGCCTGTCGTCGTACAGCACTATCTTTAGCAGGCCGCTGGGCACGGCAAAATGCTGCGTCTGGCAAGTGTGGCGCTTCCAGGCCTTGACGTGGCCGGGCAACACCTCTGAAAAGTAAATTTCGCCAAATCCCTTGCTAAAGTCGGGCAACAGGGGCGAGCCGGGCCGCAGCATGTGCAGCACCGGCCCCCCGTCTGTGGAAATAACGCCCAGAGGCTGCAACAACGCGCCTGCAATGCCAACATCCTGCGCGGTCATTTCTGTCTTGTTCATTACTTTACCCAAATCTGATTGCGCTGCTCTGCAGCGTTGACGTAGGCCGCTATCTGCCCAAGGGTGAAGTCGAGCATGTTCTGGGGCTGCTTGTCGCTCTGACCTTTGTAGAAACGGTGGTACCACTCGGCGGTGTAGCGGATGGTTTCCTCAAAGGTGAGGGTCGCCTTCCAGCCCAGATGCGCCAGCGCCTTGTCGCAGCAGAGTTTCAGCAGGGTGCATTCCTTCATGCCTGCCTGGCCGTTTTTGTCCATCTCGCTGGTAAAGCCCGGCCAGTGCAGGGCCAGGGCATCCACCACCTCGGCCACGGTATTGTTGACATCCGCCGCAGGGCCAAAGTTGTAGGCCTGACCGCGCAGGTTGAAGGGCTCGTTGAGGCCCAGCAGCAGGCGCGCGCCCAGCCACAGGTAGCCGGAAAGGGGTTCGAGCACCAGCTGCCAGGGGCGGGTGGACCACGGGCTGCGTATCTGCACCGGCTGGCCGGCGGCCCAGGCCCGTGCGCAGTCGGGCACTATGCGGTCAAGCGCCCAGTCGCCGCCGCCAATGACGTTGCCCGCGCGTACCGTGGCGCAGGCGGGGCCTTGTTTGAAAAAGCTTTCAAAATACGAGTGGGCGATGATTTCGGCGCAGCCCTTGGATGCGGAATACGGGTCGTGCCCGCCGAGGTGGTCGGTTTCGCGGTAGCCCCAGACCCACTCGTCGTTGCGGTAGCATTTGTCAGAGGTGATCATGACCACGGCCTGCACGTTGGGGCAGGCGCGCACGGCCTCAAGCACGTTGAGGGTGCCCATCATGTTGGCCTCAAAGGTCATGGCGGGGTCGTCGTACGACTTGCGCACCAGGGCCTGCGCCGCAAGGTGAAAGACCACGTCGGGCTGGAACTGGCGCATGGCCTTGATCATGCCCTCGCGGTCGCGGATATCGCCGCGCATGTCGGCTTCGAGGTGCGCGCCGAGATCCATGGCCGCATAGTGCGAGGGGGTGGTGGGCACGCAGTCTGAAAAACCGCCGACCACAGCGCCCATCTGGGTCAGCCATGCCGCAAGCCATGAGCCTTTGAATCCCGTGTGCCCGGTTACAAAGACCCGGCGTCCTTTATATGCGTTGGCAAACATGTCGGTTCCTTATGGTGTTTTTGGCGCGCTGGCTGACGCGGAAAGGGGGCAGCCGGTAAGGAGTGCTTCGGCCACGGGCGCGCCGCAGCCGAAGCTTTGTCGTTTTGTGCCGGCCAAGAGCCGGTTAGATCCAAAAGGCCTTGCCTGCGTCCCACATTTCGTTGAGCTTGATGGAGTCGCGCAGGGTGTCCATGCACTGCCACTGTCCGGGGTGCGGGTACATGGAAAGCTGCCCCTCCGCCGCCAGACGCTGCATGGGTTCTTTTTCCAGATCGCAGGCTTCGTCTTCTGTGAGGTAATCAAGAAATTCGCGCTTGAAGACGAAAAATCCGCAGTTGATAAATTCGTTCAGCACGGGTTTTTCTTCCCACGAAAGGATCTTGCCGTCCTCATCAGTGCGCACCGTGCCAAAGCGCGAGGGCATGCGTACGCCCGTAAACGTACCCATGCTGCCCGACTGCTTGTGAAATTCGATGAGCTTGTTGAGGTCGATATCGGCGACGCCGTCGCCGTAGGTAACCATAAAGCGGTCGGTGTCAATGTGTTTGGCCACGCGCTTGAGGCGGCCGCCCTTCTGCGTTTCCTGCCCGGTGTCGCACAGGGTCACGCGCCAGTCCTCAATGGGATTGGGGTAGGTGGTAATGTTGCCGCTCTTGAGGTCGACGGTAAAATCCGTGTTGCGGATGTTGTAGTCGTGGAAGTACTGTTTGATGACTTCGCCCTTGTAGCCCAGGGGCAGGATAAAATCCTTGAAGCCAAAACGCGCATAGATTGACATGATGTGCCAGAGCACGGGCCGTCCGCCGATCTCAACCATGGGCTTGGGTTTGACCGAGGTTTCTTCGCGCAGGCGCGTGCCCTTGCCGCCGCACATGATGATGACTTTCATTATAAGCCTCCTGCCGCCGCGTTTCATGGCCTATTCCGTTCGCGGCGTGTGGCCCATGTGTAGCAGAAGGCCGCAAGGAAAAAAAGCCCCGGTCGGGGGCTTGCAGCGGCAGGGGCAACACTTTGCATTTGCCGCCGTGCAGGATAGGATAAACAGGTAGCATGCCTGACTGACGGCAACCGCGCTGCGGGGGTACCCCCGCTGTGGGCTGGCCGCAGTGTGGGACCTGAGTTGCGGTCGAGCTGATTATGCCATTACTGTGGGACGCGTATTGCGCATCCCGCCCGAACTTTTTTGTGTGCAAGCGAGGTATTTATGAAGTTGTTCCGCCGTGTTTTTCTGTTGCCGCTGGTGCTGTTGCTGGGCGGGCTGGGTGCCGCCTGCGTTACCTCCGGCCCGCAGAAGGCCCTCAACGATGTGGCTGACGCCCTCAGTAAAAATGACGGCGCGGCTTTTTTGGCGCAACTGGACATGAAGCCTTTTGCAACCAACCAGATTAAAAACATGACTCATGAAGATCAGGCCCTTAATGCGCTGGATTCCATGGGGCGCATGCTTGGGCTGGGCGGTATGGAAGATCTGCTGGGCAGCGTGGTGGATATGCAGGCCCGGCTGCAGAAGCAGTATATGCGCGGCGTGAGCACTGGCGAGCTGGTGGCGCAGTGCTCCAAGGCTGATACCCCCGATTGCCCGTGGGTTCCCGAAAGCCTGAAAAACGCCCAAATTACCGAGCTTGGCGACGATGCCGCCGTGGCGCAGGTTACTACGCCTGCCCGCATGACAAGCTGGCTTGCCCTGCGCAAGACGGGCGAAAAGTGGCTTGTGGTGGGCCAGGCTGTGATGGAGAGCACGGCCCGCGAGTATGCGGTGCAGAAGGCTCCTGCGGTGCCGGCCAAGCCTGCGCCGGTGACGCCCACGCCGAGGGAAGCGCCGGAAACGACCCCCGTGCCGGGAAATCGCGCCGACAATCAGGGTGTAAGCAAGATATAGGGCGTGCAGCAAGAGGTCTCTGGAAAATATTTCGTTTTGTCGGGGTGGGTGAGCCCGTCGGGCTGATTTACGCAAACCCGACTTTTTCGGCCTGAGCTGCGTTAAAATCCTGTTTTTGATGCTCACGTACATGAGTACGCTGCGCTCAAAGACAGGATTTTTCCTTGTCAGGCCGAAAAATGCGTATTTTGCAAATAACCCAACACCAGCCATCGCCTTCGCATTCGCTCCGGCGAGTATAAGGAAGGCGGCGCGACGACCTGCTTTTGATGGCGAGTATCTTTCTTAACTTGCCAGCTATACGCCTCATTTTGTTTGGACTGGGTGCAGGCCGGGGTAAATATCCGTGGGCAGAGGGTAGAAAAAGACTGCGGAAGGCAGGGGAGCGGCGTCAGCGGGGTGGGTGAGCCCGTCGGGCCGATTTACGCAAACCCGACTTTTTGGGCCTGAGCTGCGTTAAAATCCTGTTTTTGATGCTCACGTACACGAGTACGCTGCGCTCAAAAACAGGATTTTTCCTTGTCAGAC is from Desulfovibrio desulfuricans and encodes:
- a CDS encoding D-alanine--D-alanine ligase family protein; its protein translation is MKILLIAGGWSTEREVSLNGARAMQQALAERGHAVTFFDLLSGFDSLLSTAEGHDFALINLHGAPGEDGLVQAMLERVGCPYQGSGPAGSFLALNKSAAKQIFRHAGLPTADWEFLPCPPAEGWQPALAYPLFVKSNTGGSSLRMGRATNRAELDAVLRGIFAAGDEVIMEPVLAGREVTCGILGDTALPPILIEPVAGDFFDYESKYAKDGAREICPAPISSELTARVQELALAAHRALGLRGYSRADFILGPDDSLTILEVNTLPGMTATSLVPREARTVGMDFGQLLERLIELGMAGQARG
- the rfbG gene encoding CDP-glucose 4,6-dehydratase, whose protein sequence is MFANAYKGRRVFVTGHTGFKGSWLAAWLTQMGAVVGGFSDCVPTTPSHYAAMDLGAHLEADMRGDIRDREGMIKAMRQFQPDVVFHLAAQALVRKSYDDPAMTFEANMMGTLNVLEAVRACPNVQAVVMITSDKCYRNDEWVWGYRETDHLGGHDPYSASKGCAEIIAHSYFESFFKQGPACATVRAGNVIGGGDWALDRIVPDCARAWAAGQPVQIRSPWSTRPWQLVLEPLSGYLWLGARLLLGLNEPFNLRGQAYNFGPAADVNNTVAEVVDALALHWPGFTSEMDKNGQAGMKECTLLKLCCDKALAHLGWKATLTFEETIRYTAEWYHRFYKGQSDKQPQNMLDFTLGQIAAYVNAAEQRNQIWVK
- a CDS encoding glycosyltransferase family protein, producing the protein MLEQPTRPKRISLPDFSGRSLSLPDAPEAWSCQGLGNSILLLGLGPGQPQNLPFLAGAVAVYWLESPRIASALQAAREQAGLAPREALPEGWCEVTAAQAVELAAGCRCCFYAPGMRLDPHFWGALLGRVEAAQGGGSVAPAGRVPGADPAAPARGPVLLPGNSGQLLHQELRSALEQCGFGPVMEALPQPAGSASYAESAGQTGFAARWAAFLTEAKPAFLLSVNLRGLDAEGRIFHLCRALGIPVALWFVDNPWHVLSGLRLPWWQDAHIYVTDASFADGLKTQGAGRVHYLPLAVAPHMWRELNGLPARLEPPLFVGRSAFPEKERFFAAASVPPEMEAEAASVLARSTGPQDAPHFFWWLDKLGASLWPGYDVRRPGLGAERCAQANRRRWLLAAGAGKPQGLRVIGDEGWKALLPGAEILPPVDYYTALPTCYAHAQAVLNVTSLLLPHSLSQRPFDVWASGGLLLSDATRGLDIFPDDLTSPIRLRGPEDFVERCAWFKAHPHAALELRRAWREHLRASHGYEHRIMRILETLD
- a CDS encoding CatA-like O-acetyltransferase, with amino-acid sequence MSEALSHPAGLGDQPHNRHARFVPIDLGTWPRRQYFDYYFNKIKCRYSITAQVDITGLMQAREGRRFFPCLLYLLMAAVNGEPTPAESCSDATAAKGEHSRGSVQMPLPLPEGGWPGKDVSRTFRLSMDAEGNLGWWTFCNPVYTLFHQSDCSFSDVWSEWTADFCTFYCRVLEDMARYGDATGVTARPDKPGNFCSISSLPWLSFTSFAQDTYAESRMLFPLLRAGKHYEQSGRTLLPLSVCVHHAVADGYHTSWLFSRVQQLANAARLWLR
- a CDS encoding prenyltransferase; amino-acid sequence: MRCGDLLREAWVPRPADAPKLSLRQQVRAWWQACRPPFFITAAIPVTLALALTFRLQGGVAAGQWATYALLLVGCFMGLTIANLANDLFDHILGVDGGDNIGGSRVIQSGLISPRQLSVVLLLLTPATLAVGGVLIMGLPAALRPALWALSVFAVGSAVFYVAPPIRYGHRALGEVFVCLNMGFIMVSASATLLLGRFDPRSLALALPVGLMVAGVLYYQSLPEIETDLEAGKHTLANTLGKAGAFLIFRLWWPAVWVLLGNLWAAGLAGWPVALCLLGAPFYLAACGRIRAAGQGDWLPLDAHGHLVRKCYLISGAALILGVLL
- a CDS encoding superoxide dismutase family protein — its product is MKRILLAACLAGCALGLGAQTVLAESIKVPVNKISAEGVGEAIGAVVFDDDGKGGMDITVDIVGIAPGEHGMHVHENPSCAPAAKDGSNVAGLAAGGHYDPMHTGKHEGPGKHGHKGDLPLISADAQQNVKARLHVADLTTADIKGRSLMIHAGGDNYADQPAPLGGGGARIACGVIQ
- a CDS encoding dTDP-4-dehydrorhamnose 3,5-epimerase family protein, producing MNKTEMTAQDVGIAGALLQPLGVISTDGGPVLHMLRPGSPLLPDFSKGFGEIYFSEVLPGHVKAWKRHTCQTQHFAVPSGLLKIVLYDDRPDSATRGVLCELALGRPEHYGLLRIPVNVWYGFTAMGDAPALICNCADIPHDPTEGQKLPPNDPSIPYQWSEGGV
- a CDS encoding HDIG domain-containing metalloprotein, with product MNITSAAQPRLPQPPLAESNRPLADLPPLPSLCRTCAPRPVPGDAACFALWDKYAMLPNIRRHSLLVAHVATVLAQRAADMGLAVHVPEVRAGGLLHDIAKTYCVKHGGSHAQVGAAWAVAETGNYAIAQGVMMHVWWPWALPQGPDICSLPFFVIYADKRVRHDVCVTLEERYEDLLERYGRTEAAREGIGVAYRQGKNIESALEAQLGWTLHENSFDCGRVVD
- a CDS encoding DMT family transporter, whose translation is MTHSKTLTGHLAALICILVWGTTFVSTKVLLRAFLPVEILLFRFLLGYAALWLACPRFLRIADRRQEVLFACAGLCGVTLYFLLENVALTYTFASNVGVIVAVSPFFAGLLAFWLLRAERPGLNFFLGFAAAMLGIGLISFSGSTQLRLNPAGDVLAVLAGLSWAGYSIITRKLMSFGYNSLLVTRRCFFYGLLFMLPALPFMGFQWRLERLADVTNSANLLFLGLGASALCFVTWTFAIKRLGAVKSCAYIYLVPVVTVVTAVLVLHERITLMAAAGIALTMLGLGISEMRGFSALKKANTLRG
- the rfbF gene encoding glucose-1-phosphate cytidylyltransferase, with the protein product MKVIIMCGGKGTRLREETSVKPKPMVEIGGRPVLWHIMSIYARFGFKDFILPLGYKGEVIKQYFHDYNIRNTDFTVDLKSGNITTYPNPIEDWRVTLCDTGQETQKGGRLKRVAKHIDTDRFMVTYGDGVADIDLNKLIEFHKQSGSMGTFTGVRMPSRFGTVRTDEDGKILSWEEKPVLNEFINCGFFVFKREFLDYLTEDEACDLEKEPMQRLAAEGQLSMYPHPGQWQCMDTLRDSIKLNEMWDAGKAFWI